The Gambusia affinis linkage group LG11, SWU_Gaff_1.0, whole genome shotgun sequence genome contains a region encoding:
- the lmo7a gene encoding LIM domain only protein 7 isoform X4, whose translation MMEWREQSSVSSEEAYLEAQRWIEAATKKKFGNGDFRSALENGVLLCDLINKIKPGTIKRVNRLPTPIAGLDNLNVFLKACGKLGLKEAQLFHPGDLQDLSTRVTVKHQETNRRLQNVLITIYWLGRRAQSDRFYDGPYLNFKAFEGLLGTALYKALQESNSQKGSSVRDSGFGDSWYSEREEIYSLRGGGGGGGGHRRDDSLDSLDSLGSRPHSISSDATLKGSSEGCCSDTEADSIFRMADNKNSLSYRRSLVITPKASAQFNQFLPTKDKQSGYVPAPLRKKRAERNEDSRRSWASSSFAEDEATLTRQQQTQESSDGSKSTSDIQVDPSIIRQNRFEELQKYREQIKESEDKWQDDLSKWKNRRRSVNSDIVKKKEEREKIEQTTYGSDGRSKTFKEIQEERDTKKRNSIGSRLSSLSYLDDDDNVFEKPAIRAPTRSLPARSYTIDVPSYSPEPSKPSPKVKEPPTASPRTRRPPSPPTPQEPVDGPAAKNSPTTTTTTNTTTTTNTTTNQSTAPASYQKSPVEEREAIKYTEKTTRDVPTHSSFASTQKELKPRPSLLGAPTVVEAPSSSSLDRQPQLSSMEPKPPTVSRVSASLPRSYQRSDSARLTSVVAPRPFGTQPSRISSLSRAHTMDESHKGVNGNVDVSKKASVPSRYHQYMTSEDEAQSSSAHSSNDEEEEEEKEEENATAKGLSLTQSISSLLSPVESEVSVSPAPSKETSKEDFCEMRISLNQKPNSSRDFGFQAAWDSTGARVTSIQPGSSAEMCQLQVRDEVLTVNGLQVAQMSYAQWKSSLEEALQKGTLVMDVRRHGQHNWDRDQPSLPFKSHKTINLTSTDHPTLLGPPETKTANSSLDFTSGSVTESVLAKQPPTLPLVDVASSRVNGDFQDQPVTMRNKESEPISLKNLKRRSEFFEQGGSESAMPDIPVPAITPTSSSRWSWNPEEERKRQEKWQKEQELLLQEKYKRDQEKLQEEWLKAQQEIVTSVGHQVNSHGVSPHSPPSSLQQPALWEEEERQRKVEQERQRQAEERRRREEEERELQRLQEERKRREMQAEEEREKREVELRMQRTREEELRKREEEQKREEEWEKKRRQQEEAAEQQRRQKAFEQQRWASASHDFDSAHPPLSFTDRTKSQSSPQLDDDDKPQRRAVGSTAPDGKSQQPLSQAELERQQILNEMKKKTPLLTDSSWIRQRAANTAVNRDGDVPPMRRGESLDNLDSSYDSRRSSWTPRSSSFASNYSRPYSGYSGSSSFYTGASGPRRPVSSTLPPSFSAGSLRGGAGTYSAPWSRPSLSPSTPSPVTSPEPAPDAYQQRNSASTASPTSAARRPGPKSEYETSNSSVTPATCESKLASQHPCDPGVLQQIDEETTCDNNP comes from the exons GACAACCTTAACGTCTTCCTCAAGGCTTGTGGGAAGCTTGGACTAAAGGAGGCGCAGCTCTTTCACCCCGGGGATCTGCAAGACTTGTCCACCAGAGTGACAGTAAA GCATCAAGAGACAAACAGGAGGCTGCAAAAT gTTTTAATCACCATTTACTGGCTGGGTAGGAGAGCTCAGAGTGATCGTTTCTATGATGGACCTTACCTAAATTTCAAGGCCTTCGAGGGATTATTAGGCACTGCACTATACAAG GCTCTGCAGGAATCAAACAGTCAGAAGGGCTCCAGCGTTCGAGACAGTGGTTTTGGAGACAGTTGGTACTCTGAGCGAGAGGAGATCTATTCTctgagaggaggtggaggcggaggaggaggacacAGGAGGGACGACTCGTTGGACAGTTTGGACTCGCTGGGCTCGAGACCCCACAGCATCTCATCTGACGCCACTCTGAAAGGCAGCAGTGAGG GTTGTTGCAGCGACACCGAGGCAGACTCCATCTTCAGGATGGCTGACAACAAGAACAGCCTCAGCTACCGCAGGTCACTAGTCATCACGCCTAAAGCCAGCGCCCAGTTTAACCAGTTCCTGCCCACTAAAGACAAGCAGTCGGGCTACGTGCCGGCTCCGCTGAGGAAGAAACGGGCTGAGCGCAACGAGGACAGCCGGCGTAGCTGGGCCAGCTCCAGCTTTGCAGAAGATGAAGCCACACTCACCAG ACAGCAGCAAACGCAAGAAAGTTCTGATGG GAGCAAATCGACAAGCGACATCCAGGTGGACCCCTCAATCATCCGGCAGAATCGCTTCGAAGAGCTTCAGAAGTACCGCGAACAGATTAAAGAGAGTGAGGATAAGTGGCAAGAT GACCTGAGCAAATGGAAAAACCGGCGCCGGAGCGTGAACTCTGATATagtgaagaagaaggaggagcgGGAGAAGATAGAGCAGACCACGTACGGCAGCGACGGCAGGTCCAAGACCTTCAAGGAGATCCAAGAGGAGAG AGACACTAAAAAAAGGAACAGCATCGGCAGCCGCCTGTCGTCTCTCTCCTACTTGGACGACGACGACAACGTATTTGAGAAACCCGCAATTCGCGCACCGACCCGATCACTTCCAGCCAGAAGCTACACCATCGACGTTCCCTCGTATTCCCCAGAACCCTCCAAGCCCTCTCCGAAAGTCAAGGAGCCCCCCACTGCTTCCCCACGTACTCGCAGACCGCCTTCGCCTCCCACTCCGCAGGAACCCGTGGACGGTCCTGCAGCCAAAAactcccccaccaccaccaccactaccAACACCACCACCACTACCAACACCACCACCAACCAGTCTACAGCACCTGCATCCTACCAGAAGAGTCCAGTGGAGGAACGCGAGGCcataaaatacacagagaaaacTACGAGGGACGTACCCACCCACTCCTCCTTCGCCTCCACCCAGAAGGAGCTCAAGCCAAGGCCCTCATTGTTGGGAGCACCGACTGTGGTGGAGGCcccctcctccagctctctggACAGACAACCACAGTTGAGCTCGATGGAACCCAAGCCTCCCACCGTGTCTCGGGTTTCCGCCTCTCTCCCCAGGAGCTACCAGAGATCGGATAGCGCGCGGCTAACCTCGGTCGTCGCTCCGAGGCCCTTTGGGACCCAGCCGTCCCGCATCTCCTCTCTTTCCAGAGCCCACACA ATGGACGAATCCCACAAGGGTGTCAATGGCAACGTCGATGTTTCTAAGAAGGCGTCAGTGCCGAGCCGGTATCACCAGTACATGACCTCAGAGGACGAGGCTCAGTCCAGTTCTGCACACAGCAGCAatgacgaggaagaggaggaggaaaaggaagaggagaacGCCACAGCGAAGGGCCTGTCCTTGACTCAGAGCATCAGTTCTCTCCTGTCTCCTGTCGAGAGTGAAGTCTCAGTCAGTCCTGCTCCTAGCAAAGAAACCAGCAAG GAGGATTTCTGTGAGATGCGAATCAGCCTGAACCAGAAACCCAACAGCAGCCGAGACTTTGGCTTCCAGGCTGCCTGGGACTCAACGGGAGCTCGGGTCACGTCCATCCAACCAG GTAGCTCGGCCGAGATGTGCCAGTTGCAGGTCAGGGACGAAGTGCTGACGGTGAACGGGCTCCAGGTGGCACAAATGAGTTACGCGCAGTGGAAGTCCAGCTTGGAGGAGGCTCTGCAGAAGGGCACCCTGGTCATGGATGTGCGCCGTCACGGCCAGCACA ACTGGGACAGAGATCAACCTTCCCTGCCTTTTAAAAGCCATAAGACCATCAATCTGACCAGTACGGATCATCCGACACTTCTAGGTCCCCCTGAGACAAAGACCGCCAACTCCAGCCTGGATTTCACTTCCGGTAGCGTCACAGAATCGGTGCTGGCTAAACAGCCCCCCACTCTTCCTCTGGTG GACGTGGCTTCAAGCAGAGTTAATGGGGACTTCCAAGACCAACCAGTGACCATGAGGAACAAAG AATCAGAACCAATATCTTTGAAAAACTTAAAACGGAGATCAGAGTTTTTTGAACAAG GAGGATCGGAGTCTGCGATGCCAGAT ATCCCTGTTCCTGCAATCACTCCAACTTCCTCCAGCCGCTGGTCGTGGAACCCAGAAGAAGAGCGCAAGAGACAAGAGAAATGGCAGAAGGAACAAGAGCTCCTCCTACAG GAAAAATACAAGCGTGATCaggagaagctgcaggaggagTGGCTCAAGGCTCAGCAGGAGATTGTCACAAGCGTGGGCCACCAG GTGAACAGCCATGGTGTCAGCCCACACTCGCCCCCGTCTTCTCTCCAACAGCCCGCTCTgtgggaagaggaggagaggcagaGGAAGGTGGAGCAGGAGCGCCAGCGGCAGgcggaggagaggaggaggagggaagaggaggagcggGAGCTCCAGCGACTccaggaggagaggaagagaagagaaatgcaggcggaggaggagagggaaaaaagggAGGTGGAACTGAGAATGCAAAGGACGAGAGAGGAGGAGCTAagaaagagggaggaggagcagaagagagaggaggagtgGGAGAAGAAGCggaggcagcaggaggaggcGGCGGAGCAGCAGCGCAGGCAGAAAGCCTTCGAGCAGCAGAGATG GGCCTCTGCCTCCCACGACTTTGACAGTGCTCACCCACCACTGTCCTTTACTGACAG GACAAAATCCCAGTCGTCTCCCCAGCTGGATGATGACGACAAGCCTCAGAGGAGAG CGGTGGGAAGCACAGCTCCTGACGGGAAGAGTCAGCAGCCGCTGTCGCAGGCCGAGCTGGAGCGCCAGCAGATCCTGAAtgagatgaagaagaagacgcCGCTCCTGACGGACAGCAGCTGGATCCGCCAGCGCGCCGCCAACACGGCCGTCAACAGGGACGGCGACGTGCCGCCTATGCGCAG AGGGGAATCTCTTGACAACTTGGACTCCTCCTACGACTCTCGGCGTTCATCCTGGACTCCCAGAAGCAGCTCTTTTGCCTCAAACTACTCTCGGCCGTATTCTGGCTACTCTGGCAGCTCTTCTTTTTACACCGGCGCGTCGGGGCCCCGCCGGCCGGTCTCCTCCACCCTGCCCCCCTCCTTCTCTGCGGGTTCCCTCCGCGGTGGGGCAGGAACTTACTCGGCCCCTTGGTCCCGTCCGTCCCTCTCCCCTTCCACTCCGTCACCAGTCACCTCTCCAGAGCCCGCACCTGACGCCTATCAGCAACGGAACAG TGCATCGACTGCAAGTCCGACCTCGGCGGCTCGGAGGCCGGGGCCGAAGTCAGAATACGAAACAAGCAACTCTTCTGTAACACCTGCTACATGCGAGTCAAAA ttggcCAGCCAACATCCATGTGATCCAGGCGTGCTGCAGCAGATCGACGAGGAGACTACATGTGACAACAACCCATGA
- the lmo7a gene encoding LIM domain only protein 7 isoform X12 yields MADNKNSLSYRRSLVITPKASAQFNQFLPTKDKQSGYVPAPLRKKRAERNEDSRRSWASSSFAEDEATLTRQQQTQESSDGSKSTSDIQVDPSIIRQNRFEELQKYREQIKESEDKWQDDLSKWKNRRRSVNSDIVKKKEEREKIEQTTYGSDGRSKTFKEIQEERDTKKRNSIGSRLSSLSYLDDDDNVFEKPAIRAPTRSLPARSYTIDVPSYSPEPSKPSPKVKEPPTASPRTRRPPSPPTPQEPVDGPAAKNSPTTTTTTNTTTTTNTTTNQSTAPASYQKSPVEEREAIKYTEKTTRDVPTHSSFASTQKELKPRPSLLGAPTVVEAPSSSSLDRQPQLSSMEPKPPTVSRVSASLPRSYQRSDSARLTSVVAPRPFGTQPSRISSLSRAHTMDESHKGVNGNVDVSKKASVPSRYHQYMTSEDEAQSSSAHSSNDEEEEEEKEEENATAKGLSLTQSISSLLSPVESEVSVSPAPSKETSKEDFCEMRISLNQKPNSSRDFGFQAAWDSTGARVTSIQPGSSAEMCQLQVRDEVLTVNGLQVAQMSYAQWKSSLEEALQKGTLVMDVRRHGQHNWDRDQPSLPFKSHKTINLTSTDHPTLLGPPETKTANSSLDFTSGSVTESVLAKQPPTLPLVDVASSRVNGDFQDQPVTMRNKESEPISLKNLKRRSEFFEQGGSESAMPDIPVPAITPTSSSRWSWNPEEERKRQEKWQKEQELLLQEKYKRDQEKLQEEWLKAQQEIVTSVGHQVNSHGVSPHSPPSSLQQPALWEEEERQRKVEQERQRQAEERRRREEEERELQRLQEERKRREMQAEEEREKREVELRMQRTREEELRKREEEQKREEEWEKKRRQQEEAAEQQRRQKAFEQQRWASASHDFDSAHPPLSFTDRTKSQSSPQLDDDDKPQRRAVGSTAPDGKSQQPLSQAELERQQILNEMKKKTPLLTDSSWIRQRAANTAVNRDGDVPPMRRGESLDNLDSSYDSRRSSWTPRSSSFASNYSRPYSGYSGSSSFYTGASGPRRPVSSTLPPSFSAGSLRGGAGTYSAPWSRPSLSPSTPSPVTSPEPAPDAYQQRNRSVSGRKTCTFCDTPLGKGAAMIIESLGLCYHLGCFKCIDCKSDLGGSEAGAEVRIRNKQLFCNTCYMRVKIGQPTSM; encoded by the exons ATGGCTGACAACAAGAACAGCCTCAGCTACCGCAGGTCACTAGTCATCACGCCTAAAGCCAGCGCCCAGTTTAACCAGTTCCTGCCCACTAAAGACAAGCAGTCGGGCTACGTGCCGGCTCCGCTGAGGAAGAAACGGGCTGAGCGCAACGAGGACAGCCGGCGTAGCTGGGCCAGCTCCAGCTTTGCAGAAGATGAAGCCACACTCACCAG ACAGCAGCAAACGCAAGAAAGTTCTGATGG GAGCAAATCGACAAGCGACATCCAGGTGGACCCCTCAATCATCCGGCAGAATCGCTTCGAAGAGCTTCAGAAGTACCGCGAACAGATTAAAGAGAGTGAGGATAAGTGGCAAGAT GACCTGAGCAAATGGAAAAACCGGCGCCGGAGCGTGAACTCTGATATagtgaagaagaaggaggagcgGGAGAAGATAGAGCAGACCACGTACGGCAGCGACGGCAGGTCCAAGACCTTCAAGGAGATCCAAGAGGAGAG AGACACTAAAAAAAGGAACAGCATCGGCAGCCGCCTGTCGTCTCTCTCCTACTTGGACGACGACGACAACGTATTTGAGAAACCCGCAATTCGCGCACCGACCCGATCACTTCCAGCCAGAAGCTACACCATCGACGTTCCCTCGTATTCCCCAGAACCCTCCAAGCCCTCTCCGAAAGTCAAGGAGCCCCCCACTGCTTCCCCACGTACTCGCAGACCGCCTTCGCCTCCCACTCCGCAGGAACCCGTGGACGGTCCTGCAGCCAAAAactcccccaccaccaccaccactaccAACACCACCACCACTACCAACACCACCACCAACCAGTCTACAGCACCTGCATCCTACCAGAAGAGTCCAGTGGAGGAACGCGAGGCcataaaatacacagagaaaacTACGAGGGACGTACCCACCCACTCCTCCTTCGCCTCCACCCAGAAGGAGCTCAAGCCAAGGCCCTCATTGTTGGGAGCACCGACTGTGGTGGAGGCcccctcctccagctctctggACAGACAACCACAGTTGAGCTCGATGGAACCCAAGCCTCCCACCGTGTCTCGGGTTTCCGCCTCTCTCCCCAGGAGCTACCAGAGATCGGATAGCGCGCGGCTAACCTCGGTCGTCGCTCCGAGGCCCTTTGGGACCCAGCCGTCCCGCATCTCCTCTCTTTCCAGAGCCCACACA ATGGACGAATCCCACAAGGGTGTCAATGGCAACGTCGATGTTTCTAAGAAGGCGTCAGTGCCGAGCCGGTATCACCAGTACATGACCTCAGAGGACGAGGCTCAGTCCAGTTCTGCACACAGCAGCAatgacgaggaagaggaggaggaaaaggaagaggagaacGCCACAGCGAAGGGCCTGTCCTTGACTCAGAGCATCAGTTCTCTCCTGTCTCCTGTCGAGAGTGAAGTCTCAGTCAGTCCTGCTCCTAGCAAAGAAACCAGCAAG GAGGATTTCTGTGAGATGCGAATCAGCCTGAACCAGAAACCCAACAGCAGCCGAGACTTTGGCTTCCAGGCTGCCTGGGACTCAACGGGAGCTCGGGTCACGTCCATCCAACCAG GTAGCTCGGCCGAGATGTGCCAGTTGCAGGTCAGGGACGAAGTGCTGACGGTGAACGGGCTCCAGGTGGCACAAATGAGTTACGCGCAGTGGAAGTCCAGCTTGGAGGAGGCTCTGCAGAAGGGCACCCTGGTCATGGATGTGCGCCGTCACGGCCAGCACA ACTGGGACAGAGATCAACCTTCCCTGCCTTTTAAAAGCCATAAGACCATCAATCTGACCAGTACGGATCATCCGACACTTCTAGGTCCCCCTGAGACAAAGACCGCCAACTCCAGCCTGGATTTCACTTCCGGTAGCGTCACAGAATCGGTGCTGGCTAAACAGCCCCCCACTCTTCCTCTGGTG GACGTGGCTTCAAGCAGAGTTAATGGGGACTTCCAAGACCAACCAGTGACCATGAGGAACAAAG AATCAGAACCAATATCTTTGAAAAACTTAAAACGGAGATCAGAGTTTTTTGAACAAG GAGGATCGGAGTCTGCGATGCCAGAT ATCCCTGTTCCTGCAATCACTCCAACTTCCTCCAGCCGCTGGTCGTGGAACCCAGAAGAAGAGCGCAAGAGACAAGAGAAATGGCAGAAGGAACAAGAGCTCCTCCTACAG GAAAAATACAAGCGTGATCaggagaagctgcaggaggagTGGCTCAAGGCTCAGCAGGAGATTGTCACAAGCGTGGGCCACCAG GTGAACAGCCATGGTGTCAGCCCACACTCGCCCCCGTCTTCTCTCCAACAGCCCGCTCTgtgggaagaggaggagaggcagaGGAAGGTGGAGCAGGAGCGCCAGCGGCAGgcggaggagaggaggaggagggaagaggaggagcggGAGCTCCAGCGACTccaggaggagaggaagagaagagaaatgcaggcggaggaggagagggaaaaaagggAGGTGGAACTGAGAATGCAAAGGACGAGAGAGGAGGAGCTAagaaagagggaggaggagcagaagagagaggaggagtgGGAGAAGAAGCggaggcagcaggaggaggcGGCGGAGCAGCAGCGCAGGCAGAAAGCCTTCGAGCAGCAGAGATG GGCCTCTGCCTCCCACGACTTTGACAGTGCTCACCCACCACTGTCCTTTACTGACAG GACAAAATCCCAGTCGTCTCCCCAGCTGGATGATGACGACAAGCCTCAGAGGAGAG CGGTGGGAAGCACAGCTCCTGACGGGAAGAGTCAGCAGCCGCTGTCGCAGGCCGAGCTGGAGCGCCAGCAGATCCTGAAtgagatgaagaagaagacgcCGCTCCTGACGGACAGCAGCTGGATCCGCCAGCGCGCCGCCAACACGGCCGTCAACAGGGACGGCGACGTGCCGCCTATGCGCAG AGGGGAATCTCTTGACAACTTGGACTCCTCCTACGACTCTCGGCGTTCATCCTGGACTCCCAGAAGCAGCTCTTTTGCCTCAAACTACTCTCGGCCGTATTCTGGCTACTCTGGCAGCTCTTCTTTTTACACCGGCGCGTCGGGGCCCCGCCGGCCGGTCTCCTCCACCCTGCCCCCCTCCTTCTCTGCGGGTTCCCTCCGCGGTGGGGCAGGAACTTACTCGGCCCCTTGGTCCCGTCCGTCCCTCTCCCCTTCCACTCCGTCACCAGTCACCTCTCCAGAGCCCGCACCTGACGCCTATCAGCAACGGAACAG GTCAGTGAGTGGCAGGAAAACCTGCACGTTCTGTGACACCCCGCTGGGAAAGGGAGCAGCCATGATCATCGAGTCCCTCGGGCTCTGTTATCATTTGGGCTGTTTCAAG TGCATCGACTGCAAGTCCGACCTCGGCGGCTCGGAGGCCGGGGCCGAAGTCAGAATACGAAACAAGCAACTCTTCTGTAACACCTGCTACATGCGAGTCAAAA ttggcCAGCCAACATCCATGTGA